The Chloroflexota bacterium nucleotide sequence GAAGAGAAGCCTGCAGAAACAGGACCGACAAAACCATTGCCGGTTCCTTCCTGGGTTTGGGCAGTGATTGCGGTATGTTTTGCCCTGGTTGCTGCCATCATTGCATTTGCGATGGTAAGGCCTCGCTATGCCATCAGGCCAAGTGCTACAAGTGCTACTGCTGATGGTAAACTGGAGCCCATTGTTGGCAAGCAGCAGAATCCTATTGCCAGGTTAATCGGGCGGTGGCGGTACTTGAGAAAGCGTTGAGGTGGCAACTTTGGCGGTAACCTGGAGTGGGTGCAATAATAAGTTGTGTTTTTACATTCCTATAGTTGCGGAGCGTTAATCTCACAACTACATTAGAAAACGAGGTGGGGCTTTAGGGTGGACAAGTAATTACCGCTAATGTAAGATTGTAGTTGGATAAGCGAAGCAAATTATATCTTGCCTGGGATATCCGGAAGTAGCGAATCTTGATTTAGAAAAGTTGAAGGAGGTACTGCTGTGAAGTTGAACATGAGCTATCGCGCAATAGTCTTATTAATACTTGTTGTTTTTGTGGGTTGTATTCCCCCGCAACCGGCACCGGCGGTTACATTAGAGACACCAGCAGATAGCAGCATAGTTCCTTCCTTGACGCCTATGCTAGCGTGGAGCTGTACTGGGACTGCCAGTTCATATCACTTGCAGGTTGCAACTGATAGTAACTTTCAGGGCATAGTTATTGACGTAACACGTCTGACAGAGCTAAGCTATGCCGTACCTTCGGGCAATTTAGTTTATGACCAGACCTATTATTGGCGGGTCAGTGCCAGCAGGGATAGTCAAACCTCAGGCTGGTCTCCATTCTGGTCCTTCAAGACCCGAGCTACTGTGGGCGGCGTAGCGGTAAATGCTTTGGTTGATGGTTCACCCTGGTCAGGGACAGTCAACTATGGTATAAGCGGACAAAAGGCATTTTCTGGCTTCTCTGTGCCCCAGACTTTTGGTGAGTCACCTGCCGGGACTTATACTTTGACCTATAATTATGGCGGTCCTCCTGGGGCAACGTTAGTCAGCATCACGCCATCGCCGACACAGACCGTCTCATCCGGTGGTGCTGTTACCTTCACTTTAAACTTTCATAAGGACCTCGCTGGCACCATAATCGTCAATGCTGTGATGGACGGTGTGGCTTGGTCTGGACCAGTTAACTACACCATAACTGGGCCGATTGTAGATTCTAGCTCTTCTGTGTCCCAGGGCTTCAGCAACCAACCTGCCGGTACTTACACTTTGACCTATAATTATGGTGGTCCCACTGGTGCAACGTTAATCAGTATTACACCATCACCGGTTCAGCCTTTGGCTACTGGTGGTGCCATAACCTTCACCTTGAACTTCCACAGACAGCAAGTGGCTGGGGTTGTAATGGTAAATGCCACGCTTGATGGTGCACCATGGCGAACAGCTATTGGTTCAGGACCAATAAACTATTCCATAACCGGGTCAAAGTCAGATGCTAGTTCCACCATGCCTGATACCTTTGCCAATTGCCCTCCTGGACTCTATACACTCGTTTATAACTCTGGTGGCCCAATAGGAGCGACTTTAGCCAGCATTACACCTTCTCCATCACAGAACCTGCCTTCTGGCGGTACCATAGTCTTCACCATGAATTTCTATGGACAGGCTAAGGGTATTGTAACAGTTGTGGCGGCTATTGATGGTGAGCCATGGTCAGGGTCTGTCAGTTATACTGTAGTCGGACCATATGTGGATTCTAGCTATTCGGTACCTGAGACTTTTAGCAATTGTCCTCAAGGAATTTATACTGTGAGCTATACTTCAGGCGGCCCGCCGTCGACGGTGTTAGACGGAATCACACCAGTACCAACGCAGAGTTTACCGCCAGGTGGTTCCTTGACTTTCACTTTGAATTTTCGTTTTGTAGGTGTACCAGAACCGCCGTTGCTAGGCGAGTAGCCTTGGGTTGGCATCGGAGGGTATGGAAGGCTAATTAAATATATAACAGCTCATTCCAAAAGGTCACTGAATAGCCACTTTTTATCAACTTGGTAGCCCACATTGGAAGGATTCCGAACTCTTATTTGGGAAGAAACAACTCGTTCCAGCCTTGCAGCAGTTGCTTTTAACGTATATGTCGGATTCGTTACCACAGTGCTAAACACGGCAATATTGTCTTGTGGTTCGTAGCTAGTTCGTAGCTGGTGGGCTGGTAGTTCGGCGTCTAGCTAATAAACCCAAATACAGAAAGTTTCTAATTTTCCTTTCCGCTTCTTGGCTCTGTGAATCTGAGGAATCTGAAGCCTGCGTCGAAGTACTTTCGACGTCTTAAATGACCGTACTTGCTGTCCCATTGTCCAGATTGTAAGTCGTGTTGAAGTCGTTTCAATCCGCGTTCGACGGCGGCGGGAGAGGCCAAGGCAAAACCTGATGTGTTCTGCCTCATTTGAGCATCAAAATACATTTCCGGCTTTGCCCACGCTGAACACATATTCCTGTCGGCCAAATCCGGTGGTAGAGGGAACTTCTTGATTAGTGTTTGCCATTTACCGGTCCCAGAAATAATACCAGCGACTTCATCGATTGGTGGGAACACCTTAAAAACATGCTGGGCAATTTCTGGAAAGTAATCATCAAACCAGAATTGCTCGCTTTTTCGAGGGTCCATGGTAAATATCACAATAGGCCCGTTAGGGCAAATGCGATACATTTCCCTTGCGGCACGTGGAATATCGGGGAAATGATGAAGAGCCAGGATTATGATAATTCCATCTACTGAATTGTTCTTAAGTGGGATTGCTTCCGCTGAACCGGACAGCCAGTGTACTCGCGGGTTGGGAATTGCTTGCCTACGCATTTTCCCCGATGGTTCGACAGCTTCGAGTTTGTAGCCAAGGTCTGCGAGGGCATTGCTGTAGTTTCCCGTCCCTGCACCGACATCGGCGATTGCTGAGCCTAATGGAAGCTCAAGCAACTCTTTGATGACCGCTAGAACGCGATGATCAGCAGTCCGGTTTTGGTTATAGTTTCTACCGATTGAGTCGTAAGTAGTCGAGTTCACATCTTCCTCCTCAAGTACTGCTGGTACCTAAAGAGCACTACTCAATCCCTTTAGTCCTGCTAACAGAGTCTACCATCCGCTGGTGTAGGGTTCAAAATCGCTAGGGCAAACTAGTCCCCGTCATATTAAGTCTTCTCCGCCGAGTGGTGAAATTCTCCTAGGACAAGAGAGTTTTTCACATTCTTATTTCTTCGCTCTGTCTCTGGACGGGGTGATAATTTAGCTAGTTCTTGAAATTTTACCTTATGGCTTCTTGTTGAACGGAGCTAGATTGCACAACATTCAGAATTATTTAGCACAGCTGAAAACGCTGTCAATTTGAGTGGTGAGTAGTAGTTACAAACGATTTGTAAACTTTTGCAAGCAGTTGGTAGCGCATACCGGATTCGAACCGGTGATCTCCGCCTTGAGAGGGCGGCGTCCTAAACCCCTAGACGAATGCGCCGTATAACCCTGATTTATTAGCTTGGCTGGGGATCCAGGATTCGAACCTGGCCTTACGGATCCAGAGTCCGCTGTCCTACCGCTAGACGAATCCCCAAACCTGTTTGGGATTATAGCAAAGGGTTGCCAGCAAGACAAGCTGACTGCTATACTCAGCTAAAAGGTGTTGAGCGACTTTGTTTGATTGGCAGGCTCTGCAACAGGATATCGGGATGACCTTTCGGGATACATCTCTACTTCAACAGGCTTTTGTCCATTCCTCTTATATCAATGAAAATCCAGGTTTTCATCTCCCCGACAACGAGCGCCTTGAGTTCCTCGGCGATGCTCTATTGAGCTTCATTGTTGCGGAGAAGCTATATCACGAGTTTCCACATTTTGGCGAAGGTGAACTGACTGAAATACGCATTTTGTTGATTCGGCAGGAGACTTTGGCTCAGCTTGCTTTAACGCTTAACCTTGGTGATTACCTCCATCTAGGAAAAGGGGAAGAAGCAACAGGTGGGCGAGAAAGGCAAACCAACCTCGCCGATGCCTTTGAAGCCTTGATTGGCGCTATATTTCTCGACCAGGGGCTGGATACTGCTAGGGATTTCGTTGTGGGTAAGCTTGGTAGTCATCTTGAACGGGTAAGGGCCGAGGGAATAGGTCGAAACTACAAAGCTCTGTTACAGGAGTTCACGCAAGCTAAATTTAAGCAGCTTCCGACTTATCGAATTGTGGAGGCTTCGGGCCCAGACCATGATAAAGGCTTCATTGTTGAGGTGGTGCTTGGGGATAGAGTGTTGGCGGCAGGCTCAGGGAAAAGCAAAAGAGCTGCTGAGATGGAAGCTGCGCGTCTAGCCTGGGGGCAATTAGCGACTGACTGAGTCCTTCAAATTCGTGTAAAGCGCCGCATTATAGTGCCGGCTGCAATACTATAATTTCAGTCGCCTCTGGCAGCTCGCCTACCTTAAATTCTATCTCGCTGGAATTAAGCTTCTTTACGTTTTTCTTATCAGCCAGAAAGTCCTCAATTGTGTTTAGCGGCCAGTCACATTTAGGTGTCTTGCAGTGCATGGGTATGACGACCTTGGACTTCAGGTCATCACTCACTGTGCTTGCCATCTTGGCATCAATGGTGAAAACACCGCCAATTGGGATGAACAATATGTCTACATCACCGATCTCATCGATTTGTTCCTTGCTGAGTCTATGTCCTAGGTCACCTAGATGGCAGAGTTTTATCCCATCCACGGAAAAGCAGAATATCGTGTTGCCCCCACGTTCTTTTCCTTGGGATTCGTCGTGGTGGCTAGCGATATTCTTGAATTGAATTCCTTTGACATTCTTTACTCCGCTCCCTGTGATGACTTCGGGTTTGCCTGGCACCGATGAGATGTTGTTGTGGTCAAAGTGGTCATGACTCATTGTAACAATGTCGGCAGTTTCGCTGACCGGAGCATAACTGAGTCCACTACCTTGAGGATAAGGGTCGGTAATAATCTTGAGGCCAGTCTCAGAGCTAATCAGGAAAGAAGCATGTCCAAGCCATTTTACCTTCACAGTACACCTCCTTGTACTTGATTCAAAAACCAATATGTAGGTAGATATTCGAGTTTACTTATTTCTATTCTATTTTGCCGAAGCCAGTGCAAAATTGACCAGTGTTCGCACGCCGACACCCGTGGCTCCTTTTACCAAATAGCCCCGTTCTTTATCGGTCATGTAAGTACCCGCAATATCGATATGTACCCAAGGTGTGTCACCGACGAATTCAGCTAGAAATTGGGCTGCAGTAATGGCGCCTCCCCATCGGCCGCCGCTATTTTTGATATCAGCTACATCGCTTTTGTTCTGCTCCTTGTATTCTTCATACATTGGCATTTGCCACAGACGTTCTCCGGCTTCAGTCCCGGCCTTAACTACCTTGTCTATAAGCTCCTGGGAATTGCCGAATATTCCGCTACAAACATCTCCCAGGGCTACATGGCAGGCGCCGGTCAGCGTGGCTACATCGACCAAAGACGAAAACTTTTTTTTCACAGCATAGCCCAGTGCATCGGCCAAAATTAGCCTTCCTTCAGCATCGGTGTTCACCACCTCTATAGTCTTGCCGTTTATGGCTTTCAAAATGTCTCCCGGCTTTAGAGCATTACCACCCGGAAGGTTTTCGGTAGCTGGAATAATTGCAGTGACATTGACCTTTGGCCTCAGTTGTGCGATGGCACTAACGGATGCCATAGCAGCAGCTGCTCCAGCCATATCGCCTTTCATCTCCCACATACTCTCGGATGGCTTGATAGATATACCCCCAGAATCGAAGGTTATACCTTTACCAACAAAGCCCAAGGTATCAGAGGACGTCTTATTACCTCTGTAACTTAATATTATCAGCTTTGGCGGCTGGAGGCTTCCTCGAGCTACTCCCAAAAGTGACCCCATTCCTTCTTTTTCCATCTGTTCGCGGTCTAATATAGTTAACTCAAGGCCATAGGCTTTCGCCAATTTTTTTGCCACCTTTGCCATATCGCTCGGTGTCATGTAATTGGCCGGCTCATTTATCAGATCTCGAGCCAAATTGGTAGCTTCCGCAATCATCCTTCCCTTTTTGCAGCCCTGTTCCAGGGCTGGTAATTTGGTCGCATCTCTTTCTACAATTAGAAGTTCTGCTACATTTTGATTTTCAGGCTCTTTAGTTATGTGCTCGCGGAATCTGTATAGTCCGAGGAGACTACCCTCGGTTATGGCTTGAGAGCTTGCCTCAGTCTTGCTTCCACCCGCGCCAGCACCGTGGACGACGGTGGCTATTCGTCGGCAATTTAGTCTTCTTAAAGAGCGGCAGAATTCCGCAGCTAAAGCACGAATCTTATCGAGTGACAACTCGGACTGTTTGCCCAGTCCAATAACAGCCACAATTCGCGCTGGAATCTTGCCGAGGCTGTGGATAATGCTGATTTCAGTAAGTTTTCCCTTGATCTCACCTTGCTCAATAAGTTTAGTGATAGCCCCATCCAGAGCCTTATCCACAGCACTTGTTGCCCCCCCAGGATGTTCTACGCCTTCAAAAAGATTTACCACAATGGCATCAGCTTCAACACTTGTGATATCGCCGGTGATTACCTTTACTTCCAACTTTGCCTCCTGAGTATTCAAAACTCTGCTTAATTCTGGACTTTTAGACTTTCACGGGCTCGGCTGCCATCTATTTTATCCCATCCTACCGTTGAAAGGAATACCTGCCTTTGATTCATCCGTCTCTGCGATTTCAACGATTTATCGTGTGTATTATTTTGTCAATCACAGGGGTGATATCCCGTGAGGTATCAACTGCAAAGTGGTTGCGCAGTATTTTTTCCGTTCTCAACTTCATCCTCCTGTATACCTCCCAGTCAGCGTCGGATTTATCCTCTGGAATAGCTCCGTTTTTTCGTGCTTGGAGACGCTGGTAGGCTACCGCTGGCGGCGCTTCAACACGTATCAAAACCAGCCTAGCTCTAGTTCTGTCACCAATGCGATAAAGATGCTCGCGGTCGCGTTCCGATAGGTTGGTAGCATCGAAGATGACAGGTATCCCATTTTTTAGCAGCCATTCGATAAGGCTATGACATACAGCGAAGAGGCGAGCACTTTCGGCAATGCTGTAATCAGGAGAGGGGAATAAAGCTTTACGTATTGCATCGCTCTCGAGGATACAGAAAGGTTGTTTCTCAGCCAGTTTGCGGCAGAAGAAGGTTTTGCCTGTTCCCGGTAAACCGCTAACAACTACGAAACCAGGATTAGTCACCGCTTCGGGAAGCTGACCTAAACTTTCTATGAGTTTTGCCAAATCCTGGTTAAGTTGGTTTTGCTCCATGTAGCTTCAGGAATTATATGATATTTCTTGAATTCGTGCTATTGTGTGGTTCTCTTAGTTTCCAATCAATCTTTATACCTGCTTGTATTGGAAATGCCGAGCAAGAGAGAGCTATAATTGCCTGTGTACCCATGCAGGCAAACCGCTTAGGTTCACGAAACTGTTTGGTTTAAGTGGAGATTAGCTATGAGAACAATGAAAAGCATTAAAAAAGAGGAAATACGAGACCTACTTGGTAAGGGATGGCTGACACACGATGGAATGTGGTTCTATCAAACCGCAAAAGAATTCGGCATTGACAAAGCCAATGAACTAAATCGGGCTGCTATAAAATCTATGTCTGTGTTTGAAGTGGAAAGGCTGATAAAAATTCTAGGGATAGAGCAACCGGTAAAAAACCTGGACGAAATCAAGAAGTTGATGCTTAACGGCATGGAAATGACCTTGCCGGTTTCAGTTTTCAGTAAATTTAGTTTAACTGTCCATCCGAGAAGTGTCTTACGGTGGGAGTGGGAAAACGAAGAGTGTTTTGCCTACAAAGGCATGAAGCGAATGGAACTTTTAGATGGCTATGAGTGTGGTGTAATTTATAGAATTGAATGCTGGTTTGAGCATTTGGGAATTAAATTCAACACTTATCCGACGATTTGGAAGTGTATGATGCACGAAAAGGGTTATTGTCGCGGAGCGTTCGAGTTCCTTTTCAGCGACTAGATGTATATGCATTGAGGATGTGCGTTTGATGAGGAACCCCATCACCACACATAATACTTCTGGCTCTCTCATCGTCCTGGCGATTGCTGTTCTGCTTAGACCTTGTTGACTTGGGAGTGTGTCTGTTCTAAAATATATGTTACGGAAGTATAATATGTTTTCGTAACGAAATGCATAGCGGGCATGGAATCTCCTTAAGAGATGTAAGAATCGCGGCGTACACATCCGTGTTAAGCGTATGCCAAGATGGCTATTCCGTGAGCGGGACCCCGGTACCAGGCTTTGACAGCAGTGAGGTTCTCGCCAGGGTAAATGAGTGTCACCCGCTTACTTCTGTCGACGGTAATTTCAAAAGTGACATACTAAAGACCGTATTTAATATTGGCCTGAAAAAAACTGATGAGAAACCTTTGTGGATAGTTCCCAATTCGATACGCCATCGTAAGTATGGACTATTGAAGAAATGGGGCGAGGAATGTATAACTCCAGAGTTAGAATCTTCTAAAAGCACCATGCATCGCCAATTCGCCAGTCTTATAAAAAAAGATGAGAAGGAGATACTGAAATTCGCAAACAAATATGGCTTATTGAAGCGTCATTCAGTGCACAACCTGGTATTTAGGAACCGGAACAGTGGCCAACATCACCAACTGGGGGAGTCCTTGCTTTGGTGGAAGGAAGAGATTGGCGATTTGGCTGCGTGCTTAGAATTATGGGATATGGTCTTGACAGACGATGAAGGGCTGAGGGATATTGTCTTATGGCATCGAGGCGGCATAACAATAAGACTCGACAACAGGCATGTACAACTGGTGAGTAGGGCAAATATGAATCTGTTGGGTGGATGGAGCAAGGGGGATACCAAGGGGCCAGCATTATATTATCTTTATCTTGAGGCGGGCCAGCGCTTACTTAACGCGTTAACCCCGAAACTGCTACCTCTCCAGAACTCTGAGATTTATTTGCTGCCTGACAATCTGTTGGCCACGATTTGGTTGATGTTCCTCTGGGAGATTAACGGCAGAACAAGGCTCTTGCGGTGTGCCAGTTGTGGTGAGTATTTTGATTCGCAAGATCCAAGGGCGAGATTCTGCTCTGCCCGTTGCCGGATGCGAAACTACAGAAAGCATAGTGCACGGAAATCAAAAGGGCGAAAGAAGGTAAAAAAATAAAGAACTTTGAATGCGTCCCTGGAGGGATTCGAACCCACGACCCGCTGCTTAGAAGGCAGCCGCTCCCTAGCCTGCTCCGCCAGCTTTGAAGTGACCGCGTCGGAGCTTTGATCAAGAGTAGTCGAATTTGTTAAAGCAGTTGCTCTATGTTTCATCTCCTCATTTGCCGTTCCTTTCTCCAAGTTTTATTTACCCGTAGGCATTATACTCTGGTGCGGCCCCGGTTTGTCAACATAAAGCGACCATCGAACTTGATGGACTACTCAATGGTCCTTTGACTTATCTGTGAGATTAGAAATTGCACTTTTCAGGCAAATGTTCAGACTATGAACATTTTGGTCAATTATTAAGATGTTGCTAAAAGTCAACCATACCGAAGGCTCACGACCCAAGGTGTAATGATTTTGAGGCAGCCGGGTCATCAACCTCCATGACTTTCATTATATCCTGGTGCAGCACATTCTTTATTTTAGTAACTATCGGTCTTTCCTTATTCAGTCCCTTGGCAAAGGATATCGCTTCACCCATCAGTTCATCCATAGTGCAGGCTTTCCTTATGATGTGACGCGCTTCGCACTCGTCAGCAGTAACTCTCCTTGCAGTGAGTAGCATATCTTCCACCAAATCCATCGGTATAGCTTTTTTGACCATGGCGGTCATGCTAGGGAGTAATGGTATGCCCAGGTTGACCCCGGGAAAGCAAAGGTATCCGCGATCTTTCCTCATAAAGCGGAAATCGAAACAACATGCCAGTACAGCCCCAGCGGCAAAGGCGTGGCCTGTAATCGCAGCAACAGTAATCATAGGATAGAAAAGAATCCTTTTAAAGAGTTCGTTCAGTTTAGCAGCGAAAACATCGGTGACACTTCTCTTGCCTTTCTGAACAAGCGGCAATAGCCATTCAAGGTCTAGACCGTTGGACCATATCTTCTCGTCGCTTGACCTGACTATCAGTGCCTTAGCATCGGTGTCCTTTTCTATTTGGTTCAGCACTGATAGAAATTCGGTAACGGAATTTATATTAAATTTGTTTTCATTCATGGTAAGCAAAGCCACCTGTTCATCCAGTGTATATTCATACATCCCCATTATTGACACCTCCTATACGAATAGCGTTGCCGCTATTGTACAACAGCACTAGCCCCGTCAACAATATGACGTAAGTGTATTGGAGTGGTTTGTGATATTAGCTAAGTTAAAAGTAACAAAACGCCCAATTGTTCACTGTTGGCTTGCCTACCTAATAGTAGTCTCCCTGTTGGAGGGGCCAGACCTAGCCCGATTTTGGAATTCCTATCCATCTTGGCGTCCTATTCATGTATTCTGGGTAGTCTTTGTTATACCTCTCGAGGCAATACCTTTCCTCGATGACTGCCTCGGTTCGTATCCAAAAGATGTTGGCTATGCCCAGCAAGATGAATACCCAGGAAGCGCTGGCGACACCGGTGCCGATGTAGATTACAATCATTGATAGGTAAAGCGGATGTCGTGAAAAATAGTACACTCCTTTGGTGGCCGGTTTTTCAGTGGGGGCAGTGGTAAAGTTGGCGGTGGCTACCGTCAGTATCACCAGCCCCACCAGAAAAATAGGTAGGCCGATGTAGAACCAGAACGTCCCCAGCCGGAGGGGGAGAAAGATAGAGTAAATTGTAGCCAGAAACCAGACTGAGTTGCCGATAAAGGGTGCAAATTTTTCCAGCTTGCTCCGCTTAATACCAGAGGGAAGCGAGCTTCTGGCCCACACCCCCCTGCCCAGTAGCAGGACCGCCAGCATTTGCAGGATGAAGCTGCTCATGAAAATCCAGGCGTTCCAGACGTCTATTTCAAAAGCCGGTACAAGCGACATGATGTTTTACTTCTTTTTCTCCATCTTCCGAATAGAAATATGCGCGTTGTTACCTAACTGTAGCCATTACTGGTTACGATGTCAATGAGGCGATGTATTCAGAACTCTAGGGAGAAAAGGCGCTTTTGGCAAGGTAGGGCAACTCGCGGTACAAATCGCTAATTTGTTGAATCACAGGGTGGTAGAGGTTGTCAGCACTATCCAGCTCTGCGAAATCGGCATTGACTGAGAAAGGCCGATAAGGCCAGTCAAACTCCGTACTTCTCATCCAGCCCGTATTTTTCCTCAAGTCCTACTACTGATGAAAACTCGTCAAACTGCATCATCTTGTCCAGTATAGCGAGGCTGTTTCCTTCTTTGAGCAAGTGGGCAAAAGCTTCGGCTATTGCCCTTGCTGCGCTGTATATGCCGGTTAATGGATAGCCCACGCTGACAAACCCAAGTTCTTTAAGCTCCTCAAGCGGCAGAAGCGGCGTTCTCCCACCTTCGATCATGTTGACCACTAGTGGAGCTTTGATACCAGATGCTATGTGTCTCAGTTCCTCTTTGCTATTCGGAGCATCGACAAAGATCAAATCAGCGCCGGCTTCTTTATATAGATTTCCCCGTCTGATGGCTTCCTCAACACCGTGCGTGGCAAGGGAATCAGTTCTCGCAATTATCATAATATGCTTGTTGCCTCTTGCTTCCACTGCTGATTTTACCTTCTGGAGATGCTCTTCTGCCTCTACCACAGATTTGCCACGCATGTGGCCGCAACGCTTCGGCCATGTCTGATCCTCAAAGATTACCCCAGAAGCCCCCATTCCTGTTAGTTCTTTGACCATCCGTATCACATTAAGCGCTCCTCCGTAGCCAGTGTCACCATCGACAATAACAGGGATATTAACCGCATTGATAATCTGCCTCGAAACATCCAGAATCTCTGTCTGAGTTAGAAGACCTATATCAGGCTCGCCGATAAGCGATGCCGCTACTGCATAGCCGGACACAACAACAGCCTTAAATCCCGCCCTCTCTGCGAGCTTCGCGCTGAGCGTGTCGTACACTCCCGCGGTAAAAAAAATCTCGCCCTTCTCAATCAACGGATGAATCCTATTCTTTGTCACTTTCATAACCCCCTAACGCTACATATTTTCTGATATCATCTGGAATAAGAAGCCTTTCCAGAATCCTTCTGATAATCGCAGGCTTTCCTTGAATATACCTTACGAGAGACTCATTTTTCCTTTCATATGTGATGTGATTCGCATATAAATATGCTGCGTCTTCATTAACCTTTTTCAAAGGCAGGGTATAAGCAAAATAGCCTATCCATGGAATAGCCGATACTATCAGCACAGTAACTGAGTGAACCTTCTTCTTTTCGTCGTCCCTCTTAACCTCGCTGTAAATCCTGTTCCCCGCAACCCACAGAACCCTGGATATTGTTCCGAGCGGCAGAGGTACGATATCAAAGGAGAAAATTGCCCCAATTGCCATGTGTGCCCCGAGGTTCAAAAGGATGTATCTTGACTGCCTGATGGTATCAGGCAAATTCCGCTTCAGGAGATCACCCTTATCAGGTGTCAAGAGTTTGTCATCTACCAGCCTGTTTACAGTTGATTCGATGCTGTCCCTATCTGTAAACAGGTGCCTGAAATCCTCAAATTTCTCTCTAATCGTCATAGCTTCTGAAATAACCGAATTGTCTGCTAATAGCAAAAGTGGTCATTCTCCCGGAAACAGGTTCTTAAACTATACTTGTTAAACATCAGATAATCGTGGGAGGTTGTTTAGCTTTGGTTAGACTAATCCATAGTCTTAATAGAATACTCAGTTCTTATCAGGGTTTCAAATCAATGGGAGACTCAACAGCACATCTTTGCGTTAACAATGTAAGTAAAAGTCACCCAGCAAGAATCCCCTTAATACTCGCCATCAGAAACATCCTCAACAATAGCCACGCCTCGGCGCATTTCATCCTCGTCATTTTTCAGCTATGACCAACATTTCAAAATCTTCGGTGGTTAGCTTATCGTTTCTTGAAAAAGCACCGAGTTTTGCGCCAAATATTTCAATTTTGATATATCCCAACGTTTTCAACAGCCAGGAGATTTCACTTGGTACATAGTATCTTTCGTTACAGTGTAATTCCTTTTTATTGCCATCGTCGTCTTCAACCTCCGTTATGTTGTAATCACGAAATGTCATTAAATCAAATGTATTGCTCTTGTAAGTAGCATTGCCTTTTTCTGAGGTAGAGGTATGAAATTCTTCAATGGAATGATACAAAGGAAAGAGGCCGTTGAGAGTCGTAAAAATAAACTCCCCATGTTCTTTTAGTGATTTTGTCGCATTCTTGAGTATCTCATAATTCATTTCGTCTGTTTCCATTAATGGGAAGGCGCCTTCGCAAAGCATTATCACAAGGTCGAACCCATTATTGAAAGGTAAGTCTCTTGCATCGTATTTCAAGAAATCAATTTTGAGCCCCTGTTTCTCAGCTTTCTCTCTTGCTCTTGCTAGAAGCGAGTCAGACAAATCTATTCCTGTAACGTTGTAACCTCGTCTTGATAATTCAATTGAGTGCCGTCCTGTCCCACATCCAATATCCAGAATTCTTATAGATTTGTTAAATCCGATCTCCTGCTCAATAAAATCACAT carries:
- the rnc gene encoding ribonuclease III: MFDWQALQQDIGMTFRDTSLLQQAFVHSSYINENPGFHLPDNERLEFLGDALLSFIVAEKLYHEFPHFGEGELTEIRILLIRQETLAQLALTLNLGDYLHLGKGEEATGGRERQTNLADAFEALIGAIFLDQGLDTARDFVVGKLGSHLERVRAEGIGRNYKALLQEFTQAKFKQLPTYRIVEASGPDHDKGFIVEVVLGDRVLAAGSGKSKRAAEMEAARLAWGQLATD
- a CDS encoding leucyl aminopeptidase — protein: MEVKVITGDITSVEADAIVVNLFEGVEHPGGATSAVDKALDGAITKLIEQGEIKGKLTEISIIHSLGKIPARIVAVIGLGKQSELSLDKIRALAAEFCRSLRRLNCRRIATVVHGAGAGGSKTEASSQAITEGSLLGLYRFREHITKEPENQNVAELLIVERDATKLPALEQGCKKGRMIAEATNLARDLINEPANYMTPSDMAKVAKKLAKAYGLELTILDREQMEKEGMGSLLGVARGSLQPPKLIILSYRGNKTSSDTLGFVGKGITFDSGGISIKPSESMWEMKGDMAGAAAAMASVSAIAQLRPKVNVTAIIPATENLPGGNALKPGDILKAINGKTIEVVNTDAEGRLILADALGYAVKKKFSSLVDVATLTGACHVALGDVCSGIFGNSQELIDKVVKAGTEAGERLWQMPMYEEYKEQNKSDVADIKNSGGRWGGAITAAQFLAEFVGDTPWVHIDIAGTYMTDKERGYLVKGATGVGVRTLVNFALASAK
- a CDS encoding enoyl-CoA hydratase/isomerase family protein, producing MGMYEYTLDEQVALLTMNENKFNINSVTEFLSVLNQIEKDTDAKALIVRSSDEKIWSNGLDLEWLLPLVQKGKRSVTDVFAAKLNELFKRILFYPMITVAAITGHAFAAGAVLACCFDFRFMRKDRGYLCFPGVNLGIPLLPSMTAMVKKAIPMDLVEDMLLTARRVTADECEARHIIRKACTMDELMGEAISFAKGLNKERPIVTKIKNVLHQDIMKVMEVDDPAASKSLHLGS
- a CDS encoding MBL fold metallo-hydrolase, whose protein sequence is MSTYILVFESSTRRCTVKVKWLGHASFLISSETGLKIITDPYPQGSGLSYAPVSETADIVTMSHDHFDHNNISSVPGKPEVITGSGVKNVKGIQFKNIASHHDESQGKERGGNTIFCFSVDGIKLCHLGDLGHRLSKEQIDEIGDVDILFIPIGGVFTIDAKMASTVSDDLKSKVVIPMHCKTPKCDWPLNTIEDFLADKKNVKKLNSSEIEFKVGELPEATEIIVLQPAL
- a CDS encoding isocitrate lyase/PEP mutase family protein, with the translated sequence MTKNRIHPLIEKGEIFFTAGVYDTLSAKLAERAGFKAVVVSGYAVAASLIGEPDIGLLTQTEILDVSRQIINAVNIPVIVDGDTGYGGALNVIRMVKELTGMGASGVIFEDQTWPKRCGHMRGKSVVEAEEHLQKVKSAVEARGNKHIMIIARTDSLATHGVEEAIRRGNLYKEAGADLIFVDAPNSKEELRHIASGIKAPLVVNMIEGGRTPLLPLEELKELGFVSVGYPLTGIYSAARAIAEAFAHLLKEGNSLAILDKMMQFDEFSSVVGLEEKYGLDEKYGV
- a CDS encoding class I SAM-dependent methyltransferase — encoded protein: MNSTTYDSIGRNYNQNRTADHRVLAVIKELLELPLGSAIADVGAGTGNYSNALADLGYKLEAVEPSGKMRRQAIPNPRVHWLSGSAEAIPLKNNSVDGIIIILALHHFPDIPRAAREMYRICPNGPIVIFTMDPRKSEQFWFDDYFPEIAQHVFKVFPPIDEVAGIISGTGKWQTLIKKFPLPPDLADRNMCSAWAKPEMYFDAQMRQNTSGFALASPAAVERGLKRLQHDLQSGQWDSKYGHLRRRKYFDAGFRFLRFTEPRSGKEN
- a CDS encoding isoprenylcysteine carboxylmethyltransferase family protein, producing the protein MSLVPAFEIDVWNAWIFMSSFILQMLAVLLLGRGVWARSSLPSGIKRSKLEKFAPFIGNSVWFLATIYSIFLPLRLGTFWFYIGLPIFLVGLVILTVATANFTTAPTEKPATKGVYYFSRHPLYLSMIVIYIGTGVASASWVFILLGIANIFWIRTEAVIEERYCLERYNKDYPEYMNRTPRWIGIPKSG